One Desulfuromonadales bacterium genomic window, CTTCTACCGCGATCCGGATCGATTCGTTATACTTCTGGATGGCGTCGCTCTCGGCCGCCCAGTCGTTCTTGTGGATCTTCTCCACGTTGTCGCCGATGGCAAGCTTGCCCAGCTTGTTGACGATGGGTTTGCCTTCGAGAAACAGAATCCGCTCGATCAGCTTTTCGGCGTGTCGCATCTCCATAATCGACCGCTTCTTGATCTCTGCTTTCAGCGACTCGTAACGCCAGTTCTCGCACATCTCGGCGTGGAGAAAATACTGGTTAATGGCGGCCAGCTCCTCGGCAAGGCGGGCGTTCAGCTGCTCGATAACCTTCTCATTCCCTTTCATCCGTTCCTCCTTCGTCGGTTCATTGGATATCCGTCGCCGCCTCATCGGCGGCCGGTTCGGCTTATACCAATTACCAGACTTTTCCG contains:
- the bfr gene encoding bacterioferritin, with the protein product MKGNEKVIEQLNARLAEELAAINQYFLHAEMCENWRYESLKAEIKKRSIMEMRHAEKLIERILFLEGKPIVNKLGKLAIGDNVEKIHKNDWAAESDAIQKYNESIRIAVEAGDNGTKELLDSILKDEEAHIDWIEAQQDQIKQMGIQVYLGEQIG